AAGCAGGTCACGGTCGACCTGTCCGCCTACAAGGGCCAGTCGGTCACGTTGAAGTTCTCGGCCACGGAGGACTCCTCCGCCCAGACGAGCTTCGTCTTCGACGACGTCTCGATCAAGGCTTGATCGAACGCGTCTGCTGGACGTGAAGTGGCCGGGTCCGCGGGGGGACCCGGCCACTTCGCCATTCTCTTTGCCTGTCAGACCAATTCCCGATCCGGCACGTGCTGCAACCTGCTCGGCCAACCGGATCTTCGCTCCGATGTCCAGGTTCAGTGCAGTGACCAGCACCCCCCGGACGATGACGGTCTTTCCCCTCGGTCTGCGTTGACGAACCTAACCCTCCTCCCCAGGGGTGGGCAGCACACTCCCGTCCACTGGCGGGTTCGAGGTCGGGCCAACCCGACACGGCGGACGACCCGCCTCGTTAGGGTCGGGTCATGAACCGGTCCTATTGCGCCCTGTACGTCGATGCCGGATACCTGTTGGCGGCCACCGCCACCTGCGTCTCGGGGAGTTCGTTGCGTGCCGGTGTGGTCGTGGACCATCAGCGTTTGATCGAGCAGCTCATCGCGCAGGCGGAACGGCTGAGCGGACTGCCGTTGCTGCGCGTCAACTGGTACGACTCCGGCGGTCAGCGTGGTGGCAACCCGGACGAACTTCAGGAACGCATCGGCATGCTGCCGCGCGTGAAACTGCGCTTGGGACGCCTGTCGTACGGCGGCGAGCAGAAGGGTGTCGACCTGCGCATCGGGCTCGACCTCGCCACCCACAGCCGCAACCGGATCGTCGACATCATCTATCTGCTCAGCGGCGACGACGATCTCACCGAAGCAGTGGAGGAAGCTCAGCACCTCGGCGCCCAGGTGATCGTGTTGGCCGTGCCGGACAAGGACGGGAACCCCAACGGTGTCTCCAAGCACCTGTGGCGCGAGGCCGACGACGTCCAGCTCGTCGATCCGTCGATCATCGACGACACCGTGTTCGTGCGCACCACGCCGGCTCCCGCCCCCGAGCAGCCTTCGGCCAGCGAAACCGCTGAACCGCAAGTAGATTCGGCGCCTACTCCCACGAGTATCGGCGCTCGCCCGAGCCCGAAACAGATGCCCGCCAGGCGGGTCGACCGACCGGCGCCCATCCCGGTACCGATTGACTTCGACCGGGTCGACCCGGCGATGTTGGTCACCGCCGACGAGGAGGCCGCGATCACCGCGGTCAGCAAGGCCGTCGTGTCGTCGTGGATGCGTTCGGCGTCGCCGAGCGCACGCGCTCACCTGCTGGAGCGCAAGCCGTCGATACCGCCGGAACTCGACCGGGCGCTGCTGGTCGACCTGTCCGGTCGCCTCGGTGTCTACGAGATCAGCGAGCCCACCCGTTTTCGGCTTCGTACCCGATTCTGGGACGTCGCCGAGGAATTCGCCGAGTAGCGGGAGCAAACGAAAAGTGGCCGCAGGAGCGGCCACTTTCGTTGATTACGGGTGTAGGTCACTCGGCGTCGTCGAAGTCCTTGGCGACGCGGCGGTGGGCTTCCCAGATCTCCTGCGGCAAACGCTCGAACGCCTTGAGGTGCTCCTCGCGGTAGCCCATCTCTTCGCGCCAGCGCGGCACGTCGATCGACAGGATCCTGTCGAGGTCGGCCTGCGGCATCTCCAGGCCTTCGAGGTTGAGTTCCTCCTGCTTGGGGATGATGCCGGCCGGCGTCTTGACGCCGTCGACCTCGCCGTTCTTCAGCGCCATCAGCCACAGCAGCGGACGCAGGTTCTCGCGGTAGCCGGGCCACAGGTAGTGACCGTCCTCCTGGCTGCGCTGGAACCAGTTCACGTGCGCGAAGATCGGCTTGTCCTTGACGGCGCCGATGATGTCGAGCCAGTGCTGGGCGTAATCGCCCTCGCCGTACGACATGAACGGGCGCATCGACATCGGGTCGTAACGCAGCACGCCCTCCTTGCCGTCGGCCGCAGCGGTCGCCTCGGCGCCGAGCGTCAGACCGTCGTACACACCTTCGGCGAGGTCGTCGATCGCGCGGATCAGCGGCTCACGGTCCCGGGTGCGGCCACCGAAGATGATGCCGTCGATCGGCACACCCTTGGGGTCCTCGAAGTCCTGCGCGACGTTCGGCACATTGGCCAGCGTCGTGGTGAAGCGGCTGTTCGGGTGCGCCCACGGGGCGCTCTTCTCATCGTCGCTGCGCTCGGAGATGAGGCGACCGCGCCAGTCACGCCAGCCCTCGACGTCCGAGGGGGTGTTCGGGGTCTTGCCCTCCCACCACACCTCGTGGGTCTTCTCGTTGTAGGCGACGTTGGTGAAGATCGTGCCGGTGCCGGGTGCCACGGACGCGAGCGCCGTCGGGTTGGTCTTCTCGTTGGTGTCCTTGGCGACACCGAACGCACCGAACTCGGGGTTCATGCCGTAGAGCTTGCCGTCGTCGCCGACCCACAGCCAGGCGATGTCGTCGCCGTAGAAGGAGACTTCGTACCGGTCGCCCAGGGCGTCCGGCGGGAGCATCATGGCCAGGTTGGTCTTGCCCGAGGCACTCGGGAAGCCACCACAGATGTGGTACTCCTTGCCGGTCTCCTTGTCCTTGATGCCGATCAGCATGAACTGCTCGGACAGGAACTCCTTGGAGGCCCATCCGTCGTACGCCGCCTGGCGCAGACCGTGGGCGATCTTGCCCAGCAAGGCGTTGCCGCCGTAGCTGGAACCGAAGTGCAGGATGGTGCGCTCGTCGGCGACGGTGACGAAGTAACGCTGGTCGTCGTCGGTGCCCTGGCCGAGGTTCTCCAGGTCGCCGGTGACGTGCACGGCGCGCACGAAGTGGTCGGGCTCGGCGAGCTTGTTGATGTAGTCGGCGCCGACGCGGGCCATGCGGATCATGTGCAGGACGACGGTGCGCGAGTCGGTGAGTTCGACCCCGGCGGCGTACTTCTCCAGCGGAGCGCCGGGGGGCGACATCAGGTAGGGGACGACGTACATCGTCTTGCCCTTCGAGGCGCCGGTCATGCGCTCGCCCTGGACCTGCTTCATCTCCTGCGCCGGGCGCCAGTTGTTGTAGACACCCTTGTCGCTCTCACGGTTCGTGGCGACGATGGTGCGCTCCTCCGAGCGCGCGGTGTCCTTCTCGTAGCTGCGCGAGTAGTACAGGCCCTCCCCGGCCGGCTCGAGCTCGCCCGCGTCCAGGCATTCCTGGATCAGTCGCGCGTCATCCTCGGCGCCGACCACTTCGACGCGGTCCGCGCCGGTGATCTTCGCCCAGTGTTCGACGTACTCGCGAACATGGGGATTCGTCAGGCCACCGGCTTCGAGCGCCGCCGCCACATCAACCATCGGTTCACTTCCCTCTCAACGGGTGCGAGGCATGACGTCGCGTTCGGACGTCATTGTCCTAGCTACTACTCAGAATAGTACTTCTTCTGGGGTTGGCCGTGCTGGGGTCAAATCTGCCATGGCCGACAGCGGCGGTGTGACGCGGGTCCTATTTATTTACCCGTCGGTAACATCTTGGCTCACGCAGGACAAAGCCCGATCTTTGTCAGCAGTTGCTGTCACTCAGGTGGTCGACCCGCGTTCGACCTCACCCAACACACCGTCGCTGCGCAGGTCACCCAGTCGATCGACCAGCCGCTCGCGCAACGTCCACGGGTCGATGGTGTTGACGAACACCCCTGTGCCGCCTTCGAATCCGGCCGGGTTGTTGATCCGCCACTTGATGACCGCCCGCAGCGGCATGCGCACGCCCGGCACGGACGGCGGCTGGTGGTGCCACTCCTCGTTCGTGGGTACGAGCACGCCGGTCGCGGCGTGACAGGCGTGGACCAGATCGGACCAGCCGCGCAGCACCTCGTCCCCCAACTCCCACGGCAGCCCGTCGGCCTTGGTGAACACATCGATGCCCGGGTAGCGGTGCCCGACGCCGGCGAATGCGATCGCGTGCTCGTTCTCGGCGATGACCAGACCGTGCGTGCGCGCGAGGTCGGGCCCGAACCGGCGGTAGATCTCCGGGTCCTTGCGCCACTTGGCGATCTCCCCGCGCAGTCGACCACCGATGCGGTCGATCGCGACCAGTTGCTTGTGCAGATGCTCGAACGACGCCCCGGCGGGCGCGAGCCAGTTCTGGAAGATCGAGACGTACTGCGCGTGCGGGTTGCCCTCGTACAACCGCCGTGCACTGCTGACCGTCGCTCGGACGAAAGCCGTGTGCTCGTGCGGGCTGAGCGTGCCGGACGACGCGAGCTGGTCGGTGCGCGTCGCG
This is a stretch of genomic DNA from Yimella lutea. It encodes these proteins:
- a CDS encoding NYN domain-containing protein, whose protein sequence is MNRSYCALYVDAGYLLAATATCVSGSSLRAGVVVDHQRLIEQLIAQAERLSGLPLLRVNWYDSGGQRGGNPDELQERIGMLPRVKLRLGRLSYGGEQKGVDLRIGLDLATHSRNRIVDIIYLLSGDDDLTEAVEEAQHLGAQVIVLAVPDKDGNPNGVSKHLWREADDVQLVDPSIIDDTVFVRTTPAPAPEQPSASETAEPQVDSAPTPTSIGARPSPKQMPARRVDRPAPIPVPIDFDRVDPAMLVTADEEAAITAVSKAVVSSWMRSASPSARAHLLERKPSIPPELDRALLVDLSGRLGVYEISEPTRFRLRTRFWDVAEEFAE
- a CDS encoding phosphoenolpyruvate carboxykinase (GTP); the encoded protein is MVDVAAALEAGGLTNPHVREYVEHWAKITGADRVEVVGAEDDARLIQECLDAGELEPAGEGLYYSRSYEKDTARSEERTIVATNRESDKGVYNNWRPAQEMKQVQGERMTGASKGKTMYVVPYLMSPPGAPLEKYAAGVELTDSRTVVLHMIRMARVGADYINKLAEPDHFVRAVHVTGDLENLGQGTDDDQRYFVTVADERTILHFGSSYGGNALLGKIAHGLRQAAYDGWASKEFLSEQFMLIGIKDKETGKEYHICGGFPSASGKTNLAMMLPPDALGDRYEVSFYGDDIAWLWVGDDGKLYGMNPEFGAFGVAKDTNEKTNPTALASVAPGTGTIFTNVAYNEKTHEVWWEGKTPNTPSDVEGWRDWRGRLISERSDDEKSAPWAHPNSRFTTTLANVPNVAQDFEDPKGVPIDGIIFGGRTRDREPLIRAIDDLAEGVYDGLTLGAEATAAADGKEGVLRYDPMSMRPFMSYGEGDYAQHWLDIIGAVKDKPIFAHVNWFQRSQEDGHYLWPGYRENLRPLLWLMALKNGEVDGVKTPAGIIPKQEELNLEGLEMPQADLDRILSIDVPRWREEMGYREEHLKAFERLPQEIWEAHRRVAKDFDDAE
- a CDS encoding DUF4921 family protein → MEPLLRLPDGTVKQINPFSGTEVWTVPGRGNRPLPSVLDDVHSLTEHEIRNRCAFCEGRYLETTPERTRWTRVESGWVETSDLTADEVIAAPAEFRRIPNLFEILSYDYWHLNHGYDGGPAALEREEHYLSTELGRRHVRDLVRTRLKAKGEESADLDDDLLQNESRGFFAGCHDVIVARRHYVDGATRTDQLASSGTLSPHEHTAFVRATVSSARRLYEGNPHAQYVSIFQNWLAPAGASFEHLHKQLVAIDRIGGRLRGEIAKWRKDPEIYRRFGPDLARTHGLVIAENEHAIAFAGVGHRYPGIDVFTKADGLPWELGDEVLRGWSDLVHACHAATGVLVPTNEEWHHQPPSVPGVRMPLRAVIKWRINNPAGFEGGTGVFVNTIDPWTLRERLVDRLGDLRSDGVLGEVERGSTT